TTCTAAACAGTACGGCGGTTTTATTTCTAAAGAAGACTTAGCCAGCTATCAACCGGAATGGGTTGATCCAATTTCTGTGAATTACCGTGGTTATAACGTGTGGGAAATCCCTCCGAACGGCCAGGGACTTGTGGCGCTTTCAGCTTTGAACATGCTAAAAGGGTTTGACATACTTGAAAAAGAAAGTGATTCTACATATCATAAGCAAATAGAAGCTATGAAACTCGCTTTTGCAGACGGAGAAAAGTACATTGCTGATGCCTCTTCTATGGAAGTAGACATCGATGATTTATTAAATGATGATTATTCAGCTGAACGCAGATCTTCTATTACAGAAGAGGCGGGCGTGCCGGAAGCGGGCGTACCCCCGAAAGGAGGAACCGTGTATCTCGCTGCCGCGGACGGGGAAGGGAACATGGTATCGTTTATTCAAAGCAACTACATGGGATTCGGTTCTGGATTAGTGGTTCCTGGAACTGGCATTGCTCTTCAAAACCGTGGTCATAACTTCACCATGGAACAAGGGCATGCCAACTCTCTGGAAGGGAATAAGAGATCGTATCATACCATTATCCCTGGCTTTTTAACGAAGGGAGATCAGCCCGTTGGACCATTTGGCGTCATGGGCGGATTTATGCAGCCCCAGGGCCACGTTCAGGTTGTTATGAACACGGTTGATTTTCATTTAAACCCGCAGTCCGCACTTGATGCTCCACGATGGCAGTGGATGAAAGACAAAACAGTGTGGGTAGAGCCGAACTTCCCTAAGCATGTTGCCGAAGCTCTCGCGCGCCGCGGACACGAAATCAGCGTTCAGCTGGAAACAGGTGCTTTCGGGAGAGGCCAGATCATATGGCGTGATCCGGAAACAGGAGTTTTATATGGCGGCACGGAGTCGAGAACAGATGGCACGATCTCCGCTTACTGAAGGAAAGAGGAGAGTCGGATTGGAAGGAGAGGAGAAGAAATGCAGCAATGGAATCTCTTTATAGCCTTTTTTCGTGTGGGAATGCTCGGTTATGGAGGAGGTCCTGCTTCCATTCCGCTGGTCCATAAGGAAGTGGTTGAAAAATATGAATGGCTCACGGACGATGAATTTGGCGATGTCCTGGCTTTAGGTAACTCGCTGCCAGGTCCCATTGCTACAAAAATGGCAGGGTACATAGGTTATCGAGTTTCAGGAATCATAGGGATGTTGAATGCTGTATTAGCAACCATTATACCTACAATTGTCATCATGATTGTGCTGATTACTTCCTTAAACAGTTTTCGCGACCAGGCCTGGGTCAATGGGATGACACGAGCCGTGGTTCCGGTGGTAGGAGTTATGCTTGCCAAGCTGACTTATGATTTTCTAAAAAAAGCTCAAGGGAATCTGGGGTGGATCGTCTCGCTATCTCTTGCGGTTGTCTCTCTCTTACTGATTGAGTGGATCGGCTTGCATCCTGGTCTCCTTATCTTTGCGCTGTTACTATATGCTTTGCTTAAACCTGTAAAAGCTAAAGATAAACCAAATCATAAAAGTCAGGAGCAGTCATCATGATTTTTTGGAAACTATTTGTTGCTTTTTTTATACCTGGAATTATTGGTTATGGGGGAGGTCCTGCTTCAATCCCTTTGGTAGAAAATGAGGTTGTGGGACGATTTGGATGGATGAGTGTGACGGAATTCAGCGAAATGCTTGCTATGGCAAATGCGCTGCCAGGGCCGATTGCTACAAAAATGGCCGGTTTTATCGGCTATCAGCAGGCAGGGGTTCTGGGTGCAGTGGTCGGTGTCTTTGCCACAGTTACTCCATCGCTTATTTTAATGATTGTCCTGCTTAGCGTTCTATATAAATTTAAGGATTCGCCAAGGGTCAAACGGATGACCAATTTAATCCGCCCGGCGATTGCTGTGCTTCTTGGAATTATGGCGTACCAGTTTTTTTGGAATTCCTATGAAGCCGCAGGGTTCCTGCAAACAGTAATCCTGATCATCGCCAGTTTCTTGTTACTTGAAAAAGTAAAACTGCACCCCGCCTTTGTAATCCTTGGATCGCTCATATACGGCGCCTTGTTCTTAGGTTGAACAAAGCAGATATTAAACATAAAGGCCGGATTGTTGAAGACTCAGTTTCGAGATAAATTGAGTCCATTGCCTGAAATCGATGAGGGGCGGCTACGTGAGAAGAACGGACCCTACTATTGGAGAAGCTAGTGTCCTACATCAGCTTTAAATACTTCTATAGCAGGGGTTATCCCACGTGCACGCTCATTGTTATAGGTTTAACCCCACCGTAAACCATGGCGTTCCGAACATGATATCGAGTTCCCTATTTAGCAAGGTCCGGAGGGAGACGATGCAGACTCCTGCGGGATGAACATGATCGGTGAGATCCCGCAGGGCTGTTAAGCCCGAGGAAGCTCACCTCATGCCCGCGGAAAGCGAAATCGTCCCCCGGAGGATCTTCCGCTCCACCAATTGTCTCGAAACTGAGTCTTCAAGTAATGGGAGCATATCTTTAATGAGGAAATTTAAGGTAGTACAAGAACTCGCAGTTTTCGGACTCTCTTTAATCATCATTCCAGCAAAATCCCCCTTTGTGAAGAAGGAGTACCTTAGGAATAGAGCGAATATCCTAGTTAGGAAATAACTATTCGATTAAAGGGGAGAGAAGAATGAGCAAATATTCTATTGAACAATTTATAAGAGAAACAAAGCAGGACGACGCTGAGAATGATTACTTCGAGCTGGAAACCCCACGGATCCTGGAAGTGAACCTGACCGAACAGGTGTGGGCTAAAGCTGGATCCATGATCTCGTATAACGGGCAGATCAAATTTGAAAGAGAAGGATTCCTTGAGCACGGTGTAGGTCGTTTCGTGAAAAAGGCCATGAGTGGAGAAGGAAGCTCTCTGATGAAAGCTACCGGACGCGGCAGCCTTTACTTAGCTGATCAAGGCAAAAAAATTACTATTCTGGAACTGGATAACGAAGAAATTACAGTGAATGGCAATGATCTTCTCGCCTTTGAGCCAGGCGTAGACTGGGATATTCAACTGATGAAAAAAGTTGCCGGAATGATGTCGGGCGGCTTATTCAACGTTAAACTGAAGGGAAGAGGTAAAGTAGCGATCACGTCTCATTACGAACCGCTTACCATTATGGTGCGCCCGGGGCAGCCAGTAATTACCGATCCAAATGCTACGGTCGCCTGGTCGGGTCATTTGCAGCCTGAGTTTCGTACAGATATAAGCTTTAAAACTCTCATTGGACGGGGAAGTGGAGAATCGATCCAAATGGAATTCAAAGGCGACGGCTTTGTCATCGTCCAGCCGTTTGAAGAGATTAATACTTCAGGCGAGCGCGGCAAATAAAGATTTGTCGAATGATGGAGAGTTCAATATGGACTGGCATTTTCTTATGACAGTCTGAATAGAGTAAAAGACCGGGAGCTGAATATGTTTTTTTCCAAAAAAATTTTAGCTTCATCCTTTACTTCACTGCTAAAACGTTGTAAGATATGAAATAACTTAAAAATAAATAACGGAAACTTCTTATCCAGAGAGGCGGAGGGACTGGCCCTTTGATGCCCGGCAACCATCGAATCAATCTAATGATTGACGAGAACGGTGCCAATTCCTGTAGGATGGTGACATCCTAAGAGATGAGAGGATCGTACGGACTATAATACGACCCCTTTTCTTGGATAAGAAAAGGGGTCTTTTCGTTGTCATATACCCGTGAAGGCTCTCGATAGAAGTTGCGTTAAAAAGGAAAGGAAAGATGAGATATGGCGAAGGCAATTTTTGGAGCAGGGTGTTTCTGGGGAGTAGAAGCATTCTTTGAAAAATTTGAAGGCATTACATCTACACGAGTAGGTTATATTGGCGGGAATCTGGATAATCCATCTTATGAACAGGTGAAAACGGGTAAAACAGGTCACGCAGAAGCTGTGAAAGTAGAGTATGACCCGACTGTCATTACTTATTCTGAACTGGTAAATATCTTTTTTGAAACGCACGATCCAACTTCAAAAAATCGTCAAGGTGCCGATATTGGCCACCAATACCGCTCGGCGATTTTTTACAATGATGCAAGTCAAAAATATATTGCTGAAGAAAAAATTAAAGAGTGGGATGAAAAAGGCACATTCAAGCGCCCGATTGTAACAGAGGTTGTTAAGACCACCACTTTCTATGAAGCGGAAGAGCATCATCAGAAATATTTGCAGAAGAACGGTTCCGTAGCATGTGGAATCGGTTAAAAATGCTTATCCTTGAAAGGCGCTCAGAGTATTTACTCTGAGTGCTTTTTTTATTTTTAGGGTTGCGAAGTTACGCACAGAACCAGGAAGGGAAAACCTTTGAACAGAGCGAAATGAGTGAGAGATAGGCTTCGTGAAGGGGGGGAGCGGATTTGTTATGGATCAATGAATCGATACTAATCATCATGTGTTTGTTTATGGTGGCAGGGGCCCTGGATTACTATGTTCTTAATCAGCGTTTATCTTTAGGAAAGCATTTCTATGATGCCTTTATGATGATGGGGCCGCTAGCCTTATCCATGGTAGGAATCATTTCGCTAGCTCCCGTCTTGTCAGAAATCGCTGCACCGGTTATTGGTCCTGTCTTTAAAGCACTGGGTGCCGATCCCTCTATGTTTGCTTCTATGATTTTAGCGATTGATATGGGAGCGTATTCCCTGGCCGAAGCGTTAGCCTTAACGGATGAAGCGGCGGTGTTTTCATGGGCGTTTTTAGGAACTATGATGGGTCCGACGCTCGTCTTTACTATACCGGTCGCTCTTACTGTTATTCAAAAAGAAGACCGTCCTTATTTCGCAAAAGGGATCCTCATCGGAATAGTGACAATCCCGATCGGCTGTCTGGCAGGCGGAGCGATCGCAGGATATGAATGGTTATGGATGCTGCAAAACTTATTGCCGGCGCTTCTCCTTTCTATTCTTATCGGGATAGGATTATGGTTGTTTACGGATGGGGCTATACGTGTCTTTGCCTGGTTTGGAAAAGGAGTCGAAATCCTTATTATTACTGGACTTGCAGCCATTACGATCGAAACGCTCACGGAATTCACCCTCATTTCAGGCATGGCCCCGCTTTCTGACGGGGTCTCTA
The Halobacillus halophilus DSM 2266 DNA segment above includes these coding regions:
- the eutH gene encoding ethanolamine utilization protein EutH, which produces MLWINESILIIMCLFMVAGALDYYVLNQRLSLGKHFYDAFMMMGPLALSMVGIISLAPVLSEIAAPVIGPVFKALGADPSMFASMILAIDMGAYSLAEALALTDEAAVFSWAFLGTMMGPTLVFTIPVALTVIQKEDRPYFAKGILIGIVTIPIGCLAGGAIAGYEWLWMLQNLLPALLLSILIGIGLWLFTDGAIRVFAWFGKGVEILIITGLAAITIETLTEFTLISGMAPLSDGVSIVGRITVTLAGAYPLIAFLNQKGEKVWNRLSQKIGLNASAMTGLLASLAHHLPMLAMMKHMDRRGKIVNSAFAVSGAFVLGSHFAFVAGIEKDMIVPVIVGKLIAGGLAVGMALLLTRRNEQMTLTK
- a CDS encoding AIM24 family protein; its protein translation is MSKYSIEQFIRETKQDDAENDYFELETPRILEVNLTEQVWAKAGSMISYNGQIKFEREGFLEHGVGRFVKKAMSGEGSSLMKATGRGSLYLADQGKKITILELDNEEITVNGNDLLAFEPGVDWDIQLMKKVAGMMSGGLFNVKLKGRGKVAITSHYEPLTIMVRPGQPVITDPNATVAWSGHLQPEFRTDISFKTLIGRGSGESIQMEFKGDGFVIVQPFEEINTSGERGK
- a CDS encoding gamma-glutamyltransferase family protein — protein: MQHLDYLYHPYETARNSTIAKNGMVATSQPLASQAGLSILQKGGNAIDAAIATAAALTVVEPTSNGIGSDAFALVWTENKLYGLNGSGHSPASISTEEIKKRGYDEMPKFGFEPVTVPGAPGAWAELSRRFGKLPFKELFAPAIQYAEEGYPISPVLGKFWSMAAAKFRETLKGEEFTHWFDTFAPNGIAPEIGEVWSSEGHAHTLRKIAETHAEDFYNGETADQIDAFSKQYGGFISKEDLASYQPEWVDPISVNYRGYNVWEIPPNGQGLVALSALNMLKGFDILEKESDSTYHKQIEAMKLAFADGEKYIADASSMEVDIDDLLNDDYSAERRSSITEEAGVPEAGVPPKGGTVYLAAADGEGNMVSFIQSNYMGFGSGLVVPGTGIALQNRGHNFTMEQGHANSLEGNKRSYHTIIPGFLTKGDQPVGPFGVMGGFMQPQGHVQVVMNTVDFHLNPQSALDAPRWQWMKDKTVWVEPNFPKHVAEALARRGHEISVQLETGAFGRGQIIWRDPETGVLYGGTESRTDGTISAY
- a CDS encoding chromate transporter produces the protein MIFWKLFVAFFIPGIIGYGGGPASIPLVENEVVGRFGWMSVTEFSEMLAMANALPGPIATKMAGFIGYQQAGVLGAVVGVFATVTPSLILMIVLLSVLYKFKDSPRVKRMTNLIRPAIAVLLGIMAYQFFWNSYEAAGFLQTVILIIASFLLLEKVKLHPAFVILGSLIYGALFLG
- the msrA gene encoding peptide-methionine (S)-S-oxide reductase MsrA; this encodes MAKAIFGAGCFWGVEAFFEKFEGITSTRVGYIGGNLDNPSYEQVKTGKTGHAEAVKVEYDPTVITYSELVNIFFETHDPTSKNRQGADIGHQYRSAIFYNDASQKYIAEEKIKEWDEKGTFKRPIVTEVVKTTTFYEAEEHHQKYLQKNGSVACGIG
- a CDS encoding chromate transporter, with translation MQQWNLFIAFFRVGMLGYGGGPASIPLVHKEVVEKYEWLTDDEFGDVLALGNSLPGPIATKMAGYIGYRVSGIIGMLNAVLATIIPTIVIMIVLITSLNSFRDQAWVNGMTRAVVPVVGVMLAKLTYDFLKKAQGNLGWIVSLSLAVVSLLLIEWIGLHPGLLIFALLLYALLKPVKAKDKPNHKSQEQSS